The Corvus moneduloides isolate bCorMon1 chromosome 1, bCorMon1.pri, whole genome shotgun sequence nucleotide sequence GACAGAACCTTGAAACAGCACCAGCTGGAGAGACAGGTCATGCTGGAGCTGTATCAGCACCCACTGTGATGTACAGCTCTGCTTGTGTGCTCGGGCTGGCCTGGAGGTGTCTCAAATCATGAATACTGTGTCCTGATATCATGTGAGTTCCCATGTAGGCTTCAGGTAGAGGCAGAGACTTCTGGAGAGGAGGGGCTCCTGGTGGCCATTTCCCTCTGCAAAACCTGCATGGGGAGGCCGAGGGAGTCACAACTCCATGTATGCAAATACAGGGAACCTTGTGTACAAGAGCTTGGAGGAGTGGGAGGCACACAGGGCAGGCAGTAAAAGAATCAGTCTCCAGGAAGTCAGGTAGGTTAGACAGAGACAGAGTTGTCTGAAACGCACTCCATGCAGAAGGATCTGCAGTAAAATTTGAAAAGGCCTTATCTCAAGGCAGGCAGATCTGCCTGCAGGCTGGGACTCTCTTTTAGGCTCTGCCAAGCTCCTGGGGTGAAGTTCAAGCAGTGCTTCACTTTGCAAGGGCCTGTTGGCCCCCAGCCCATGGGAGCTCCCGAGCAAGGCTATGGGAGAATGCTGAAGGCTGTCTTCTGCCCCAGAGAGTGCATATATCCTGAATACAGAAGGTTCTTCTCCACCTCATCTATTGTCCCTTTATGATACAGGAACAGTAAGTGAtaccagccttttttttttttaatgcaaccCATGGTTAtaaacttttatttcagttttatattattttagtTATAGTTCATAATTGCAGATACTTCAAGGGAAGCCCATACTTGCAGAAGTAAAATGCAGTAACAAAATTTCATGTGCCTATAAAGAGAGTTTTAATACTGAAGTGCATCACAagccagagctgcacagatGCTTGTCAGAAAACCACCACAGCATTGGGTAGCCTTTTCTCTGATAGAAAAGCTATCAGAGATCAAAACTTTACCTCAGTTTCCTCTTAAATGTGATGTGACGTGGTTTTACATGCACACATGCAAATGTTGCTTGATTCACACAGGAAGGTTGGTTTATTTTGTAGAACTAATCTAGTTAGTTTATAGGGCATATGCAATGGGAATATTTCATGTGACTTGCAAAAATATGGCTCCATTGAAGACTTACAGAAGCCTTCCTTGATGTTGACCAGAATGCATTTCATTTGCTAAGAACCCACTGCcacaacagaacagaaattcaGGTGGAACAGGATGTAATTGCTGCAGGTACTTTAAAACCACCAGATTGCATTTCTGATGACTACCATGCAATTAGCAATGCAACAGATCTGCTTGATGGAAGGGGAAAGGCAAACTTGTTTCTTATATCCCTCATGTGACTTGGTAAGAACAAATCCTACTGGCTGTAGAGGAAAGACAAAGCAATCCATGTGCctgaataaaaatgttcatCAGCCCACCGACATTTAaatcttgtttttcttgctcttcttcCCTCCATTTTAAGATCtggctttgtttctttgcagGAGGGTAAGTCCCACCAAGGAGCCTGTTGCGTGATACTGAAAATTTGCAAGAGTGTTGGAGATTAAATAAGCATATTGCCTAAGGCTGAGCTGCTAAGAACAACTCTGTTTTTTTACTTAGCTATTCTTAACAGAAGAACCAGGCAATTGCAAGGAAGAGTTTCAAGGCAAGTGTAAGTTTCAAGACCAAGAGGCATATTCACTCCCAGGATTAGAGAGTTAATCTGCTTCTTTAAAATCAGTGGAGAGAGGTTCCCTCTTTATGGCCAGCCCCTGAATCATTCCAAGGAGGCACATACAGCTGCCTGCCCCAAATGCTCGGTGTTGCAATCCTGTCACTCTCTGCAAAAGTGGTGGTGTATTTTGGTTCAAATCTGCTTATGCTGTCTGCTGCATCCCTGAGGACATGTACTGTTAAGTCCTGACAAGCAGGGACTTGGTtccagtgttttggttttggcttgGCCAGATCTTAACAGAGGTGTAGAACAGGACTTTTCCACGTGGGAAACTTTCTGTCTAAAAGTCTATGGAAGTAGTGCAATATTGTGGTTACTAGAATGCCTTCAAAATCCTGTTTCCTCCTTCCTGAGAGGGTACCCTTTCAAAAAGACAGTCATTCCATGTCGCAGCCTCTGCTCTCACCAAGCAGTAAAAATTCAGCTCTTAAGTTCCCTCCTAAATTCTCATTTCCAATGGCTTTGCTTGCCCTCTGAATCTCTACTCATCTCACAGCTCTCTGGCAATTGCAGGCTCAGAACTAAGCGGAGCATTACTGTAGCCATAGGAGATTCCTACAGCTCAAACTACGTTTTACTCATCTGAACCACCATGGCTTCAAATCTCACTTATTGTCAGCACCTTTCAACTCTACAGTTTGCTCCCACTCTCTGGACACTAGCAGTCCAGACTTTTCCTTCAGCTTACATTAGGCTTTTGTTGGGTCAAATATAATTAGGTATCTACTTAAACTGTCTAAATACAATTTGTGGCTTTCTTCCTCCACTATTGCCCAGGTAAATATCTCTCTCTACCCTCTACATTAGGACATGGGAGGTGGACTAGAAACAAAAGCATTCACTCATAGATGTTTCTGATTAACCACTAACCCTAATCATGGTCACATAAACCTCTGAAATGCTTGTATCAAATGCTTTACTAAAAGCCGATTGATTTGTCTTTACAATCTCCTCAAATTATTTGTAATTGTCAACAAATTAAGTACCTTTGCTCACGGAGGTATGTTATTTCCTCAGTCTGCTAGCACATCCCTAGTGTTCTGCCACTTATCTGAGTGATATCACTTACCAGAACTGTAGCAAGTCCATTATCTGATTCTCTTACTGACCCATACAGCAAATTATCTGGACTCCCACTATGCTGCAGTAAGCTCacatttcacaaatattttcttacttgTTTTCATAAGTTACTGCATTACATCCTCATTGATTTTCAACCATCCCTCATTTCAAGtccttttaaaatagatttccaCCATCTCAGAGTTATCAATCTCACTTCAGTGTTCCTGTATTAATAGGCTTTTCAtattcctttccctccccaggCACATTTATGAAAGCTCTTCTTTCCTTAGCCTTCTGGTCATTGTTAATTTATTGTTGTGGATGCCCTTGGCTTGTTCTCTGAGGCTTAAATCCAGTCAGCTGATTATTTGCAGTCCATCTTCCCTCATTCAGTGTAAGGCTACCATGCACGTTGTAAAATTAAAGAGCACGTGGCTACTgtgatgtttaatttttaagactTAATTGTAATGCTTTCGGATgttcacaggttttttttccttctcagcagCTAAATCACATTTTGAGATCTGCCAGTGCTGCTACTATGGGAGGAAAAAGGGCGGAGAAAATTCCATTTGTTAGATGCTGGGTTGCTTCCTCAGCTGGGGCAGTGGAGAGTTTCTCTCCTGTATACAGCCAGTCTCAAGCACTGCTGTCTGGGGATTAATCCATGATCTCTTGAAAACCAAAACTTAATTCTTCAAATTAGTTGTTTGTACCACACTGCAGGAATTTCAGTGACTCATAAATCCTATTATTTCAAAGTAAGGGAAGTACTTGAAAACAGCACATGGAGCTTGAATGTTCCAGCCTGTTTCACAGACCAAGATTTTCTGCTAATCAGGACATTACACATCTTTGCTTGGACATTCACCTGATGTTTCCTGTTCTAAATCAAGATACAGTGAGTGACATCTGTGAGTCTGCTGCCACCCTATATGTGTTTTTATATGCCAGACCACAATATTATGACTTACTGGAGAGCAGCCATATACCAAAAAAACAGTTGCAAAAAggagaagttaaaaaaatgaaagaattgtAGCTAATCGAAGGTATTATTTAGCCTCCTTTGTGCTTGCAACCAACTTTGATATCAAGCATACCAAAAGCAGTAAAggacaaacagaagaaaaataaatacagagcaaaTATTGGGATAGATTGCTTCAGTCTAACAAATTGTTGCctattttctgcagtttagTGAGCCCCCTAGAGTAAAACTACTCCCTTCTCTTCTATCCTACCCTTatccctcctgcagccaaaCACACAGCTTGCCTTTTGCGAGGTAAGTCATGTCACACTGCTCCCTGCCATCTTTTCAGATGATCAGAAGCTCATTTGTGAAAACACCAAATCCTAGTATCTCTGTAATAGTAATTTccaaaaaatttttcttttaagggtGAGGAGATGATCTAAAAAACCACATTTGAATAAACgtttttatttcttgtaatCTGAATTAGGAATACCTCACttaatctttctgtttcttaatgGCAGGGTGATCTAACACTTAAAAATCCCCTTCTTCCTCTAGGTCTCCATAGGTTAGAAGGATGTTTGAGAACATCTACCTAATATTCTCTGGGTATGTGCAGGAGAATATTCCAATTTTCTTATGGCcttacaacttttttttttttttaaagcaaaatacttcagtttaaaacagcACATGCAGCCTGCAAAGTTCCTAGCAGCAACAGCCTGCTGAGATATGTACACCTGCAAGTTTCTGCTACATCTACACTGAGCACACACACTGAGGAACCTGGATCTCCAAGAAGGCTGCAGAGTGTCTACTACTGCAGCCCTAAGCCTTAGGGTCTATCACCATGtcctgcagccgtagggaggaggagagaagatccagcaggcaggaattgtgcagcaagattgattcatttaattattttacaaactctttttatagattttttttttcatagtctaattggaaaaggatcagccaccccttgggggtgattggctaaaatcttaaaacatccattgtcaaaatattttcctactatACTATAAGCAAGACTTCTCAAGGATGCAGGTGAttggttgtttacagaactcggctacctcttctgtgagagagaaaagtctctcaggggcttagaaaatagcaagaaaatccttgctagcagcatttttgtatccacaagTGTCTGCCCCCAGCCCACCATTCTAGATGTTGTTCAGTCATTCCCACTGTTTAGCAAGCCAGTATCTGATGGACCTGTGGTCGGATACATGACACTAGTGAAGTTTTACGTAGGACCAcgaaaactgaaatgttttctgcaaGTGTTAAAGAAACATTGATTTAGTTATGTGTATCCTGGAGCaaacttttgctttcctcttaCAGATGAGGTTTGACAATTTTAGACTACTGAGGGGAGGGCCTGGTCAAGAGCAAATGTTCTCCTTCCCTGAGTCTAGGACATCCTCAGAAGATTCCTGACTCCTGCTTTAGAGCCTCTTGGCAACAAAATTGAAACCTTAACATCTTGACTTCAGGAGGGGTAATGTTAATATATGCACCCATCAAGTTTTGAGAACCTGACAACAAAATGCCTTCAGTTCACAGAAAGGCAGTTTTGCTACTGCTTGCAAAGTTGCACCTAGGAGGCATCAAAATAACAACCCACAAGCTCCTTCTGCAGGATGAACACTTTCAGGGCTGTCCTCTCCCAATGATGTGACATTCCTGCAGGTTTAGTGACCTCAGGCAAAACTACTGAAAACCGCTGAATTGTGGCAACTGGCACTGGCTCCCAGAGGACAGAAGGGTGTAGTGTGGCACAGACCACACAGGAGCCATCCCTCTCTCTCAAAACACAATCCTCCAGTGCTGCACAACCCCTCAAAGAGGCAGAAGACAAGGCTGTCCAAGAAGCAGTCTCGTACTGCATCGGTCTTTCTAGGGTTCCATTCACAGCAGGCTGTGAATACTTGACTGAAGCACTGTTTCTTTTGACCCAACCATTTTATATACGGTGTTTCCCCAGAATTTCACAGGACAGCAAATACAAGGTAATGTTCCATTTGAGTTTCAACAGTTCATTGCTCAGATGTAAAAAGTCtgttccaaaacaaacaagaaattataaaatataatatccACATATTTATACCTGTAAATTTACTCCTGCAGGAAACTTGAGAGAtgaaacaaaacttaaaagaagcattttatttcacttcaaaaCATGTTACTTCTGAACAAACTTAAAAGgtcaaaagcatttaaaagttCTAATGGTGGTGGCTTAAGAGGAATCTTTCCAATTGTGAACTCCTTTGCTTCAAACTGTTGCCACTCTTCAGCTGATAATTCGCTCTTGGGTGTGAATAACTTCTCTGAGGCAGGGCTAGAGttggtggctgcagcagaggctgaggtGGCAGGATGTCCAGGGGCACTGGCACTCTGTCCAAACAAAGCAGCGCTCGAAGGCGAGGCAGAAGTGGCTACGGCGGCACTAAAGGCTCCAAAGGCTGGGAGCGGAGTGGTGCTTGCAGAGTTCACAGCAGAAGCACTGCCAAAGCCTGAGAAGCCAGAAGTCCCAAAGcccccagctgtggcagctgtTTTAAAGGAGAAGGAGGCTGCAGATGGAGCAGCCGGGCTACCAAACCCAAGGGACTGGGGTGCGCTAGGAGAGGACGTCACCCCAAATGCAGGAggatttccagcagcagaagagctcccagcagcagggctgctcccagatgATGCTGAACTGACGAGGCTGGAACTGGTTTtaaaggagaagctgctggcactggtactgctgctgctgctcacaggaaaGCCTGCAAGTAgagaatttatgaaaaatacaagaatgGGTACCCCAGGGATACTAAACCACTTGCTGCATTTCAAAGAtgcggcagcagcagcaaactaCAGAAAATGCTTCAATGTTTTGGTTCTTAGGACAGGAACTTACTTGACAGCCCAAAGCTTGAGGTTTGCTGTCCTCCCATTCCAAAGGCAGGCGCTGCTTGAGTGCCCGTGGTCTTGAAAGCAGAGAGCTGAAAAGATTCCAGAGGCATACATGAAAACTAGATTCCAAAACAGAGAACTCTCTCTCAGTAactatttgaaacaaaaatagagCTGCCCAGTCctattgaaacaaaaatagagCTGCCCAGTCctattgaaacaaaaatagagCTGCCCAGTCCTATTGAATCCAACTCAGACCATGCTGGACAGTCATCACTCCTCACAGCTGCATGCTCTTGCAGTGCTTTAAGTCTCCAAGGCCATACACACTCTTCTCTGTGAAACCCTCCAGAAATGCAAATCTGTTACAATTGATCAGTTGCTGCCTGTCAGTCAATgacctgctcagccctgggagctCTCATTCTCACCTCTTACTCTTCCATTTTGTGCTCTGTGACTGTATTTAGGGCACAGCTTTGACTCACTCCGTTCTCTCTCCTCGGCACATCCCGTCTCCTGTGGTAAAGCCCAAATCCTGCTTGCCCACCTTCAGCACGAAACAGACCAAGGGCTGGGATCATATTACTCAACCTTTACTGCACTTCATGCAGACTGCACTCAAATAAAGCCACTTCCTCTGTCTCCCTGATTGTTTCCTATGGGCTTTAACTCAAgcatttgcttctgaaaaaacaTCTCCATTCACAAGTGTTTGTCACCTTCCCAGGACCAATGCCTCTTTCTATCGTCAAATGTTATCCAAAGGGCTTCTCTCCCACCTATCTCTCAATTCTGGCATTAGCCAAATGCTCCACTTATCCTAAGGTGGCCTGGAGGGCAATTCTGGTCCGGTCTGCTGATTCTCTCTCGGAAGAGTCTGTATCAGCACATGGGAAAAAAGGTGGGGTGGGGATTGGCCTCTTCCTGGTCACGTACACGACCAGATCAGCTCTGGTTGCTTTGGTGTGGCTTGCAATGAGAGTATTCCAAAGCTGGgatccagctgctgccttgctAACATGGAAGCACCCCTACacacttttttcctcagttaACTGAAGGGGGTTTATGATACCCATGGCAATTCACTGATTTCAGGACTCCAGAGAACATGCCCAGGTGGCACATCACAATTGCCACATCTCTGAAGTCTTTGTAACCATAATTAACATCTGTGtaaattacttcattaaaaaatgacatCAGGCACAGAGACATGTTGCCATTCGTGAGCACTTACCAAGGCTGCTTTTGTTGATGCATTTAAAGGTTTCAACTGAAGTAGCCGATTTTTCCATTGTAGTGCTAACTTTTGGACAGCATCTATCTGAAAAGGGGTAAAGAAAAGCATGCTTTTATTACTGAacacttaaaaacaaaagagtCATCTGACAACTGAATGGAAAAAAGATATCTAGAATTAGAAATGTCATTGACCCATGGagctattttctttcctgaaactTCAACGTGAGAGGCTGATGTCTTTAGTTTTTAAGAGTTTAAAGGACTATTGTCCTTAAATCAATCCTTTTACTTTACATAGGGGTAATATTAAAACAAGTTCTGGGGCTTTTCAAATCCAcgttctattttttttctgaattagatgcttggggaaaaaatatgacGCAAGACAAGATATGTAAGTTTTAAACATATGAGAACAGACTCTTCAATCTGGCCTTTCCACTTATGCACTCAGTCACTAAGCTGAAGTCCAAAGATTTACCTCAGCTTCTtccacattttcagaaaaaaaaatacccactTTCAAAACACTGTAATTCTGAACAGTTCAATAGAATCATCCTAAAATAGTTAGTTTTGATGAAATTAACTTCCTTAATTTAAATCAACCCCCTTTGCGTGATCCATCAGAAAACTGCACAGAATAGTGCAGCAATAAATGGTATCTTTGTATTGATAACTGTGATTTAGTTTTAAGCAAAAAACTACAAAGTCTTCAAATAACCTTTCAGGAATTTCCAACCTGAATTTCCTACATTTACACTGAAGTTTAGCAACACATCTAATTTGATGCCTGGCCTAATtgaattttccttaaaacatACACAAATAAAACACCTAGTGTCACAAATGCCTGTAAAAATGGAATGAGTAATCTTTTTGTAGACAAATTCCTTAGTTTTTCAAAAGAGTATTACATCACAAACATCAATAATTCTTTTGTGTCTAGTCACATGCCGGAAGATCATGTTGCTTGGTATCTGCTCTTATACAACAAACtggaaaattcagattttgaCCCAGTTTAAGAATAGAAACATGGAAAAGACATGCTGTACTTTAACATTTTGTAAGAGAACTGTATCATAGAGTTATCATCTATACACTGAGAGGAAAACTTGCATTTACTGCTCTCAGACTTGCACTTAATGCTTTGATGAGATcacagtttatttattttaatagccATGTATAGCATACTGTTTATtgtttgttatttattattatttgggtttattattttaattgaagtttaaaaaaaattatgtatctCCTGTCTCTAAAAATGCAGTTCTGGTAAATCTAAACATATGAAGCAAGAGTGGTGACGAGAGCAATTCCTTCTGGAACATAGAACcaagaagaagagggaagagTGCAGTGTAGTTTCAATTAATTTGTACTTGCATCTATCCAACAGCCTAATTTCCTTCCTGGCACAACATTGAACTCTGCAACTTCCTCGATATTGACAGGACTACAAGGAAGGAATGATACATATACATTGAAAGATGctttatataaaaacatatgCCTTACTTCCAAATGAGTATATCCCTATCTATTTCTAGAAAAGAAGTATCAGCTATTTTCATCATTATTCCCTGCAACAAAGGTATGTAAAAGAACAAGGTCAAATGAACTTGCCCAGTCTTCTATTTAAAGCACCAAATAATGACCTATACCAATCAAACTGACTAAGAGCATATGAGGCATTCAACTGTTGAGACAGGATTCAAGCAACTTCTACAAATAACGCACAGGAGTGGGGACAAGATTAAGTCAAGAAGTGTCTAGCAGCTATTTGTGCATTTGCTTGGATGCACCGcagttgaaaaatattttggcattcTGATCATCTCCTAGAGTTGGGAGATAAATGAATCAAGAGCTGCCACCTGAAGAACAGTAACAAGTCCTGTCCCAAGAGTGTCCCCACCAgccaacatttttaaaatacttacatAATTCCCAATGATATTGTTTGCTCTGCTGTCATAATACTCCAGACGCAGTTCTTCTGGCGAGACATCTGAAAAGCCTGCAAGGGCAGGAATAGTCAAAAACCTCCAAGAAAACAGATTCATACTTCCAACTGCCCTCTACAGTGACAAAGACATGGACCTTGGTACATTGTCTGTCTTAAGAGAATTATagtcagagacaaaaaaaaagattcattaCAAAATGTCAGAGGTGTGAACGTACAAAATGAATTTGCCATCATCTAATATTCCTTTCTGTTGTATCACAAGGTAAATCATCACCTTGCAAAGCGTTGTACAGAGGTACAACAGTGTGGGAAAGTCACAGGAACATCCTAAAGAGCTGCAATAGACAACACTGAAAACATTACCTACCTGAGacattcagcttttctttcattggTGAGTAACATGAAAATATCCACTGTCCAGAAGATTCCCAAATTTCCATGTCTTTCACTACACATTCACTAACAAACAAAGTAACATCACAGATGAAGGTGAAATTACATGGTCAAAACAAAACCGCCAGTAACAATTGCCTGGTTTGAATCCAAATTCAGAGTCAAAAACCTGCTACCATGAAAACGAAGTGTTTTCTTAATGTAATATTAAAAACAGTAAtggaaaatgtttccaaaaccttgcttctctgggaaatcaaACTGTCTGCTGGTTCTCAGTacctgccctgcagctgcagatgcTGGTCACTCTGAACTGACTGAACATACACCTCTCTCTGTGAAACCAGGTTTCAATAGCTTTGATGTTGGCAGAAAAATTTGTTGTCTTAAGTGTCAGAGAAACCAAGTAAAatcattcattttcttaaagggGCTCTGACTTCTTATTTTCAAGCACTGAGATCTGTTTCCTTCCTTATCCTCCTGCCCACAACTTAAATACCACACCATCTTACTAATCTTACTTAACATCACAGCTGTCTATCCGCCCAGCCCAGGTCCCAAACAAGAATCACATCCTCCCCATGCCAGCATCGTTCCAGAGAACCAAATGAAGTCATGTTCTCTATGTTTCTTCCTGTGTCCCAGCTTCCCCCTAACAATCCTGTCCTCTGCATTATCTCTAGGAAGTCAGTAAGCTTTCAACCTGCTCATTCCAAAAGCTTTCAGTAAGACAGGACTATAACTTACAGAAGTCTCTCCTCTTCATCTTTAGAGCCATCAGCAACACTTTGACTGCTGGCTAATGCAGAGAACCTGTTCTGTGAAAAGtctgtatttctgctgctgccgCCTGACGATCCAAAGTCAGAGGAGCCAAAGAATCCGCTTCCGTGATCTCTGCTGCCACCCCATGTATCAGACTTGAAGGAAGATGGCTGGATAACATTACTGTATCTCTGGTTAGAGGTaccccatcctcctcctcctcttctgctagtaacttccaattaaaaaaaacaaacaaacaagcaaacaacagAAATTTTTAATCATTAAGATATGAATCAACATCAACAAAAACTGCAAGTATAACTAGTTTTACAGTGGCAATAAGAAGTTTGAAATGAAAACGTAGATTTTCCTAATGAGTTCTCATTATTTAGTCAGCTTAAGCTAGTGAGTCACCCAGGGTAGTTCTCAAGTCCTACTTCTCAAAAGGAACCGTTTGGATTGGAAGGCGCCTTTAAAAGTCATCTAGTCCGATCTCCCCCCCTATGCCTTAATGAGCAGAGAGACACCTTCAGCT carries:
- the LOC116444418 gene encoding nucleoporin NUP42-like is translated as MGVCQFFLRGYCRFGDRCWNEHPRGGSGRPGAPPAHVTSRRGGGGWGTSNQRYSNVIQPSSFKSDTWGGSRDHGSGFFGSSDFGSSGGSSRNTDFSQNRFSALASSQSVADGSKDEEERLLECVVKDMEIWESSGQWIFSCYSPMKEKLNVSGFSDVSPEELRLEYYDSRANNIIGNYIDAVQKLALQWKNRLLQLKPLNASTKAALLSAFKTTGTQAAPAFGMGGQQTSSFGLSSFPVSSSSSTSASSFSFKTSSSLVSSASSGSSPAAGSSSAAGNPPAFGVTSSPSAPQSLGFGSPAAPSAASFSFKTAATAGGFGTSGFSGFGSASAVNSASTTPLPAFGAFSAAVATSASPSSAALFGQSASAPGHPATSASAAATNSSPASEKLFTPKSELSAEEWQQFEAKEFTIGKIPLKPPPLELLNAFDLLSLFRSNMF